In Sphingomicrobium sediminis, the genomic window TCCTGCTTTCCTTCCGCCTCAACCCGATGAGCGTCATCGAAGGCGGCCCCGGCGGGGCGCATTGGTGGGACAAGGTCGACAGCAAATTTCTGGGCTGGGGCGAGGAAGCCTTCAAGCAGGCCGGTTTCCGCGCCGTGCCCAACGCGATCGTCCGCCGCGGCGCGCATGTCGCCAAGAATGCCGTGCTGATGCCGAGCTTCGTCAATATCGGCGCCTATGTCGGCGAAGGCACGATGATCGATACCTGGGCAACCGTCGGCAGCTGCGCGCAGATCGGCAGCAACGTCCACCTGTCGGGCGGCGCCGGCATTGGCGGCGTGCTCGAACCGCTCCAGGCCGAACCGACCATCATCGAGGATGATTGCTTCATCGGGGCCCGCAGCGAAGTCGCCGAAGGCGTCATCGTCGAAAAGGGCGCGGTCCTGTCGATGGGCGTATTCATCTCGGCCTCGACCAAGATCGTCGACCGCCACACCGGCGCGGTCCATTATGGCCGCGTCCCGGCTTATTCGGTGGTCGTGCCGGGCACGATGCCGGGTCGCGATGGCCAGCCGAACCTCGCCTGCGCCGTCATCGTGAAGACCGTCGATGAAAAGACCCGCTCGAAGACGGGAATCAACGAACTCCTGCGCGACTAGTTAGTCGAGCCGCGCCAGCAGTTCGGCGGCTT contains:
- the dapD gene encoding 2,3,4,5-tetrahydropyridine-2,6-dicarboxylate N-succinyltransferase, with protein sequence MSDLQSTIDAAWDRRDSVSADDKALVEAVEEAILLLDRGEERVAEPTDNGWVVNQWLKKAVLLSFRLNPMSVIEGGPGGAHWWDKVDSKFLGWGEEAFKQAGFRAVPNAIVRRGAHVAKNAVLMPSFVNIGAYVGEGTMIDTWATVGSCAQIGSNVHLSGGAGIGGVLEPLQAEPTIIEDDCFIGARSEVAEGVIVEKGAVLSMGVFISASTKIVDRHTGAVHYGRVPAYSVVVPGTMPGRDGQPNLACAVIVKTVDEKTRSKTGINELLRD